Proteins encoded together in one Alkalihalobacillus sp. TS-13 window:
- the ligA gene encoding NAD-dependent DNA ligase LigA yields MTEEQAKAKIEELSNLLNQYNYEYHVLDKPSVPDAEYDQKLHELIKLEQEFPQFRTEHSPTQRVGGEPLDAFRKVEHQSPMLSLGNAFNEQDLRDFDRRVRDGVGGKVQYVCELKIDGLAVSLLYENGRFVRGATRGDGTIGEDITNNLKTIRSIPLRLKEDATLEVRGEAFMPKASFERLNEAREKEGVEVFANPRNAAAGSLRQLDPKIASRRNLDIFVYGAGNYEGRNVESHSESLDYLEELGFKTNPEWKRCETIDEVIEYVNGWVERRPDLNYEIDGIVIKVDSLDQQDELGTTVKSPRWAVAYKFPAEEVVTRLEDIELTVGRTGVVTPTAILEPVQVAGTTVKRASLHNEDLIREKDIKIGDYVIVKKAGDIIPEVVNVIEEKRTGEEQDFHMPTHCPECESELVRIEDEVALRCINPKCPAQIREGLIHFVSRNAMNIDGLGEKVITQLFNENLIKDVADLYELKREELLQLERMGEKSVDNLLKAIEASKDNSLEKLLFGLGIRNVGAKAARTLAEYFEKMENLQKATREDITSIHEFGEIIADSVVVYFEKPEVTQLLDHLREVGVNMEYKGLKRSETENIDSPFSGKTIVLTGKLLQLSRNEAKAEIEKLGGKVTGSVSKNTDLIIAGEDAGSKLTKAEKLGIEVWNEDTFVGQLND; encoded by the coding sequence ATGACTGAGGAACAAGCGAAGGCCAAAATCGAAGAATTAAGCAATTTACTCAATCAATATAATTATGAATATCACGTTCTTGATAAACCATCCGTACCAGACGCAGAGTATGACCAGAAGCTTCACGAGCTGATCAAGCTTGAACAGGAATTCCCGCAGTTCCGCACCGAGCATTCACCTACTCAGCGTGTCGGCGGAGAACCGTTGGATGCGTTCCGTAAAGTTGAGCACCAGTCACCGATGCTGAGCCTTGGCAACGCGTTCAATGAGCAGGATCTCAGGGATTTTGATCGCCGGGTCCGTGATGGTGTCGGCGGGAAAGTCCAATACGTATGTGAGCTTAAAATTGATGGTCTCGCGGTTTCGCTTCTCTATGAAAACGGTCGTTTTGTCCGCGGGGCAACCCGGGGCGACGGTACAATAGGAGAAGACATCACGAATAATTTAAAGACAATTCGTTCCATTCCACTTCGTTTGAAGGAAGACGCAACACTCGAAGTACGTGGTGAGGCCTTCATGCCGAAAGCCTCTTTTGAAAGATTGAACGAAGCCCGTGAGAAGGAGGGCGTCGAAGTGTTCGCGAACCCGCGAAACGCAGCGGCTGGTTCGTTACGGCAGCTCGATCCGAAGATTGCATCACGCCGTAACCTCGATATTTTTGTTTATGGTGCAGGTAATTATGAAGGCCGGAATGTGGAGTCACACAGCGAAAGTCTTGATTACCTCGAGGAGCTTGGATTCAAGACGAATCCGGAATGGAAACGTTGCGAAACAATTGATGAAGTTATTGAATACGTGAATGGCTGGGTGGAGAGACGCCCTGATTTGAACTATGAAATCGATGGGATCGTCATCAAGGTCGATTCTCTTGACCAGCAGGATGAGCTTGGTACGACGGTAAAAAGTCCGCGCTGGGCGGTCGCATACAAGTTCCCTGCAGAAGAGGTCGTGACAAGGCTCGAGGACATCGAGCTGACGGTCGGGCGGACAGGTGTTGTGACGCCGACTGCGATTTTGGAACCGGTCCAGGTGGCAGGTACGACGGTAAAACGTGCCTCCCTCCATAATGAAGATCTTATCCGGGAAAAGGACATCAAGATCGGGGACTATGTCATTGTAAAAAAAGCGGGAGATATCATTCCTGAAGTCGTGAACGTGATTGAAGAGAAGCGTACGGGTGAGGAGCAGGATTTCCACATGCCGACACATTGCCCGGAATGTGAAAGCGAGCTTGTCCGGATTGAGGATGAAGTCGCATTGCGCTGTATCAATCCGAAATGTCCGGCGCAGATCCGTGAAGGGTTGATTCACTTCGTTTCACGGAACGCAATGAATATCGACGGCCTGGGCGAAAAGGTCATCACCCAGCTGTTCAATGAAAATCTGATCAAAGATGTCGCTGATTTATATGAGCTGAAGCGGGAAGAGCTGCTGCAGCTTGAACGGATGGGCGAGAAGTCTGTTGATAATCTTTTAAAAGCGATTGAAGCATCGAAGGACAATTCTCTTGAGAAGTTGTTGTTTGGTCTAGGAATCCGTAATGTCGGTGCAAAAGCAGCCAGGACATTGGCGGAGTACTTTGAAAAGATGGAAAACCTGCAGAAGGCTACGCGAGAGGATATCACGTCGATTCATGAGTTCGGCGAAATCATTGCTGATTCTGTTGTAGTGTATTTTGAAAAACCTGAAGTAACGCAATTATTGGATCACTTGCGTGAAGTAGGCGTGAACATGGAATATAAAGGGTTGAAGCGAAGCGAAACCGAAAACATCGATTCTCCGTTCAGCGGCAAGACGATCGTGTTGACGGGCAAATTGCTGCAACTCTCTCGGAATGAAGCGAAAGCAGAAATTGAAAAGCTTGGTGGTAAGGTGACAGGAAGCGTGAGCAAGAACACCGACCTGATCATTGCCGGTGAAGATGCAGGCTCGAAGCTTACAAAAGCGGAGAAGCTCGGTATCGAAGTCTGGAATGAAGACACTTTTGTCGGCCAGCTGAATGATTAA
- the pcrA gene encoding DNA helicase PcrA, with protein sequence MQQIVERLLSGLNPEQKKAVKHTEGPLLIMAGAGSGKTRVLTHRIAYLLVEKGVAPWNILAITFTNKAAREMQSRVAAITGPAAESIWISTFHSMCVRILRRDSDRIGINRNFTILDATDQLSVIKQALKDLNLDTKKFDARGILGTISSAKNELKTAADFQKTAQGMYEEVAADVYEVYEKQLRKNHALDFDDLIMSTIKLFQRVPEVLEHYQRKFQYIHVDEYQDTNRAQYVLVNLLAERYRNLCVVGDSDQSIYRWRGADIANILSFEQDYADAEVILLEQNYRSTKRILQAANEVIQNNTGRKPKNLWTDNTDGQNISYYQADSEHTESYFIVGKIKEMLQGERKPSDIAILYRTNAQSRVIEEALVKSNISYTIVGGTKFYDRKEIKDILAYLRLIANPDDDISLSRIINVPRRGIGASTLDKIVQHAAMHDLSIMDALGEVELMGLSARFVNALTEFRDQVMNWSKMQEYLSVTELTEEVLEKTGYKDALKKEHTIESQSRLENLDEFLSVTQEFEKQNEDKSLIAFLTDLALIADIDKMDDDEEDKKKDGVVLMTLHSAKGLEFPVVFLMGLEEGIFPHSRSLFDDEEMEEERRLAYVGITRAEEELFLTNAKMRTLYGKTTMNAPSRFINEIPDEIVESLNEEQETLPWQKTSNQMPTAGAPRRSHRTAPARKSGASLDWGVGDKAKHGKWGVGTVVSTKGEGDSLELDIAFPQPTGIKRLLAKFAPIEKA encoded by the coding sequence GTGCAACAAATTGTTGAACGGCTGCTCTCTGGGCTGAATCCTGAACAGAAGAAAGCGGTCAAGCATACAGAAGGTCCTCTCTTGATCATGGCAGGAGCAGGAAGTGGAAAGACGCGGGTTTTGACCCATCGGATCGCATATTTGTTAGTTGAAAAAGGTGTTGCCCCGTGGAATATCCTTGCGATCACGTTTACAAATAAAGCAGCAAGAGAAATGCAATCGAGGGTTGCGGCAATTACCGGACCGGCTGCGGAAAGCATCTGGATCTCAACGTTCCACTCGATGTGCGTACGGATTTTAAGAAGGGATTCCGACCGGATTGGGATCAATCGCAACTTTACGATTCTCGATGCGACGGACCAGCTGTCTGTCATCAAACAGGCGCTCAAAGACCTGAACCTTGATACGAAAAAGTTCGATGCGAGAGGAATCCTCGGAACGATCAGTTCGGCGAAAAACGAGCTGAAGACCGCGGCTGATTTTCAGAAGACAGCCCAGGGAATGTACGAAGAGGTTGCGGCAGATGTTTACGAAGTGTACGAAAAACAGCTTCGTAAAAATCATGCACTCGACTTCGATGACTTGATCATGTCGACGATCAAGCTTTTTCAGCGTGTGCCAGAAGTTCTCGAGCATTATCAGCGCAAGTTCCAGTACATACACGTGGACGAGTACCAGGATACGAACCGCGCGCAATATGTGCTCGTGAACCTTTTGGCTGAACGGTATCGGAACCTTTGTGTTGTCGGGGACTCGGATCAATCGATCTATCGCTGGCGTGGAGCGGACATTGCAAACATCCTCTCGTTCGAGCAGGACTACGCGGATGCTGAAGTGATCTTGCTTGAGCAGAACTATCGCTCGACAAAACGAATTCTCCAGGCGGCGAACGAAGTGATCCAGAACAACACAGGACGTAAGCCGAAGAATCTTTGGACAGACAATACGGATGGCCAGAACATCAGTTATTACCAAGCCGACAGTGAGCATACGGAAAGCTATTTTATCGTCGGAAAAATCAAGGAAATGCTGCAAGGGGAGCGGAAACCGTCGGATATCGCAATCCTTTACCGGACGAATGCGCAATCGCGTGTCATAGAGGAAGCGCTCGTCAAATCGAACATTTCCTACACGATCGTCGGCGGTACGAAGTTCTACGATCGTAAGGAAATCAAGGATATCCTTGCGTATTTGCGCCTGATTGCGAACCCGGATGACGACATCAGCCTGAGCCGGATCATCAATGTGCCGAGACGCGGGATCGGGGCTTCAACCCTCGATAAAATCGTCCAGCATGCCGCGATGCATGACCTTTCCATCATGGATGCGCTCGGTGAGGTCGAGCTGATGGGCTTAAGCGCTCGGTTCGTGAACGCGCTCACTGAATTCCGCGATCAAGTGATGAACTGGTCGAAAATGCAGGAATATCTTTCGGTCACTGAATTGACGGAAGAAGTTCTGGAGAAGACTGGTTATAAGGATGCTTTGAAAAAAGAGCATACGATCGAGTCGCAGAGCCGGCTTGAAAACCTTGATGAATTCCTGTCCGTCACTCAGGAGTTCGAAAAGCAGAATGAAGATAAAAGCTTGATTGCCTTCTTGACAGATCTTGCCCTGATCGCTGATATCGACAAGATGGACGATGATGAAGAGGACAAGAAGAAGGATGGCGTCGTGCTTATGACGCTCCACTCCGCAAAGGGTCTTGAATTTCCTGTCGTCTTTTTGATGGGACTTGAAGAAGGGATCTTCCCACATAGCCGTTCCCTTTTCGATGATGAAGAGATGGAAGAGGAACGCCGTCTTGCGTATGTCGGGATTACCCGTGCGGAAGAAGAGCTGTTTTTAACGAATGCAAAAATGCGTACTCTATATGGGAAAACGACGATGAACGCACCTTCCCGTTTTATAAACGAGATTCCGGATGAGATTGTGGAATCGTTGAATGAAGAGCAAGAAACGTTGCCGTGGCAGAAAACGTCTAATCAGATGCCGACTGCTGGCGCACCACGCCGGTCACATCGGACGGCTCCTGCTCGTAAAAGCGGTGCATCGCTTGATTGGGGTGTCGGCGATAAAGCGAAGCATGGCAAATGGGGTGTCGGAACGGTCGTCAGCACGAAAGGTGAAGGTGATTCGCTCGAGCTCGATATCGCATTCCCGCAGCCGACTGGCATCAAGCGTTTGCTGGCGAAGTTCGCACCGATCGAAAAAGCATAG